GGTCTATCGACTCATGGTTATTACGAGTTGCTACGTATTGTGCAAATCAACCCAAGCTATATTGCGCTGGGGCACATCTTCCCAACAACAACTAAACAGATGCCATCGAAGCCTCAGGGTTTAGTTCGTTTATCTCTGTACCAACAGCTAATTGATACCATCCCATACACAGAAAAGCTTGTTGGTTATCCGACGGTTGCTATTGGCGGTATTGACCAATCGACAGCTGCGCAAGTTTGGAATTGTGGTGTATCGAGCTTAGCGGTTGTTCGTGCGATTACATTGGCGGAAGACCCACAAAAAGTGATCGAATTTTTCGAAAAACTGATGACGCCTAAACCTCCGACTACCAAAGAAGAGGTTATGCAGGAGCCTAGCTATGCTGAGTGACTTTGAGTTCATTCGTTACCAACGACAAATTGCATTACCTGAGGTTGGTGAGCAAGGGCAACGAAACCTGTTAAACAGCCATGTGTTGGTGATTGGTTGCGGCGGTTTGGGTAATGCCGCTGCTCTTTATCTCGCAGCTTCTGGTGTGGGAAGAATTGTGTTGGTCGATGATGATTGTGTTGATTCGTCCAACCTGCAGAGACAGGTAGCGTTTAAGGAGAGCCAATTAGGTTCACCTAAGGTCGAAGCACTTAAACAACAACTGAATGAGCTCAATGGGCGAAGCCAAATAAGAACCATCAATCAACGAATGAGTGAAAGCCAACTTGAATTAGAAGTAATGTTGGCTGATCTCGTGTTGGATTGTACTGACAACTTCGAGTCACGCCAGCAGGTTAACCAGGCATGTTTCAGCGCGAAGACCCCTTTGATTTCTGGTTCTGCAATCGGTTGGAAAGGCCAGTTTATTGTATTTGACTATCAGAATCAGAAAGGGTGCTACCACTGTTTGTTCCCGTTCAGTCATCATCCACAAACGACTCGTTGCAGCGATAGCGGCATCATAGGCCCGGTTGTTGGCACCATAGGTAACCTTCAAGCTTTAGCTGCTATTCAACGTTTAACTCGTGGTGAGTTTCAGGTCGCAACACATCAACTCAAACTGTTCGATGGCCAGACGATGAATTGGCAAAACCTTATGGTTACTCAAGATAGTGAATGTCCCGTGTGCAGTGCGTCTGCAGTTAAGCATTTAGAAGAAGAAACCCAATGAGCCATATAACGATTTCGATAAACGAGCAACCAGAACAGGTAGCGCACTCGTCGTCTCTAACGGACATTATCCACGCTTTATCACTACCTGACTTGGGTTGTGTATTTGCAATCAATAATGCGGTTGTCCCACGCAGCCAGTGGCAACAAACGGTCGTCAATGAAGGCGACGCTATATCTCTTTTCCAAGCTATTGCAGGGGGCTAACCATGTTAACCATCGCAGATAAAACGTTTCAATCACGTCTGTTCACTGGAACCGGCAAGTTCGCAAACAAGCATTTGATGGCGAGTGCTATCGAAGCTTCCGGTTCTCAACTGGCAACCATGGCACTAAAGAGAGTCGATATTCGTTCTGAGCAAGATGATATTTTACAGCCAATTATTGATGCTGGCGTTAATCTACTTCCGAATACCTCTGGTGCGAAGAATGCAAAAGACGCCATCTTTGCTGGGCATTTGGCTCGTGAAGCGTTGGGCACAAACTGGCTCAAACTGGAAATTCACCCAGATCCAAAGTACTTGATGCCAGACCCTATTGAAACGCTTAAAGCCGCTGAGCAACTGG
This region of Vibrio sp. BS-M-Sm-2 genomic DNA includes:
- a CDS encoding HesA/MoeB/ThiF family protein, whose product is MLSDFEFIRYQRQIALPEVGEQGQRNLLNSHVLVIGCGGLGNAAALYLAASGVGRIVLVDDDCVDSSNLQRQVAFKESQLGSPKVEALKQQLNELNGRSQIRTINQRMSESQLELEVMLADLVLDCTDNFESRQQVNQACFSAKTPLISGSAIGWKGQFIVFDYQNQKGCYHCLFPFSHHPQTTRCSDSGIIGPVVGTIGNLQALAAIQRLTRGEFQVATHQLKLFDGQTMNWQNLMVTQDSECPVCSASAVKHLEEETQ
- the thiS gene encoding sulfur carrier protein ThiS, whose product is MSHITISINEQPEQVAHSSSLTDIIHALSLPDLGCVFAINNAVVPRSQWQQTVVNEGDAISLFQAIAGG